In one Niallia taxi genomic region, the following are encoded:
- a CDS encoding acyl carrier protein, with protein sequence MSDVLERVTKIVVDRLGVEESEVKPEASFKDDLGADSLDVVELVMELEDEFDMEISDDDAEKIATVGDAVNYISNR encoded by the coding sequence ATGTCTGATGTATTAGAACGCGTAACGAAAATCGTTGTTGATCGTCTTGGTGTGGAAGAGTCTGAGGTTAAGCCTGAAGCTTCTTTCAAAGACGACCTAGGAGCAGATTCTCTTGATGTAGTAGAACTTGTTATGGAACTTGAAGATGAGTTCGATATGGAGATTTCTGACGACGATGCTGAAAAGATTGCAACAGTAGGAGATGCTGTTAATTACATAAGTAATCGTTAA
- the fabD gene encoding ACP S-malonyltransferase has protein sequence MSKIAFVFPGQGSQTVGMGKDLAANFEPAKEIFQKADERLGFSLSSVIFEGPKEELTLTKNTQPALLSASTALLEHFKQHGIKADFVAGHSLGEYSALVAANVLSFEDAVYAVRKRGEYMQEAVPFGQGAMAAVLGLERSKLAEVTNAVSNEGNSVQLANLNCPGQIVISGTVKGVELASEQAKAAGAKRAIPLEVSGPFHSELMKPAADKFSAVLDELSMNNAEIPVIANVTATPVSDSGDIKNKLIEQLYSSVLWEDSVQKMIELGVDTFIEIGPGKVLAGLVKKIDRNVRIYSVYDEETSNSVAAALKGDE, from the coding sequence CTTTTGTATTTCCAGGTCAAGGCTCCCAAACGGTTGGAATGGGCAAGGATCTTGCTGCAAATTTTGAGCCAGCTAAAGAAATTTTCCAAAAGGCTGATGAAAGATTAGGATTTTCATTGTCATCCGTTATTTTCGAGGGTCCGAAAGAAGAGTTGACTTTAACAAAAAACACACAGCCTGCGCTGCTTTCAGCAAGTACAGCACTGCTTGAGCATTTTAAACAGCATGGCATTAAGGCGGATTTTGTAGCAGGACATAGCTTAGGTGAATATTCTGCTTTAGTTGCTGCTAATGTTCTTTCTTTTGAGGATGCAGTATATGCTGTCCGTAAAAGAGGGGAATATATGCAGGAAGCTGTACCATTCGGTCAAGGTGCAATGGCAGCAGTATTGGGGTTAGAGCGCAGCAAGCTTGCAGAAGTTACAAATGCGGTATCGAATGAAGGAAACTCCGTTCAGCTTGCTAACTTAAATTGCCCAGGGCAAATTGTGATTTCAGGGACTGTTAAGGGCGTTGAGCTTGCTTCTGAACAAGCGAAGGCTGCTGGAGCGAAACGAGCAATTCCGTTAGAAGTAAGCGGTCCGTTCCATTCAGAGCTTATGAAGCCAGCTGCAGATAAATTTTCTGCTGTCTTAGATGAACTTTCTATGAATAATGCAGAAATACCTGTTATCGCAAACGTGACGGCAACACCAGTATCAGATTCAGGTGACATCAAAAATAAATTGATTGAACAGCTATATTCATCTGTGCTTTGGGAAGATTCCGTCCAAAAGATGATTGAATTAGGTGTTGATACATTTATTGAAATCGGACCTGGAAAAGTATTGGCAGGTTTAGTGAAGAAAATTGATCGTAATGTGCGAATCTATTCTGTATACGATGAGGAAACAAGCAATAGTGTTGCTGCGGCGTTAAAAGGAGACGAATAA
- the fabG gene encoding 3-oxoacyl-[acyl-carrier-protein] reductase — protein sequence MKLDGKTALVTGGSRGIGRAIALKLAKEGANVAVNYAGSAALANEVVEEIKQLGKDAIAIQCDVSNGESVANMIKETIDHFGSLDILVNNAGITRDNLLMRMKEAEWDDVINTNLKGVFHCTKAVTRQMMKQRKGRIINITSIVGVTGNPGQANYVAAKAGVIGLTKTTAKELAARNITVNAVAPGFITTDMTDKLPEDVKNAMLSQIPLAKFGEPDDIANAVVFLASDESNYITGQTIHIDGGMYM from the coding sequence ATGAAATTAGATGGTAAAACAGCATTAGTTACAGGCGGTTCAAGAGGAATTGGCCGTGCGATTGCTTTAAAGCTTGCTAAAGAGGGAGCTAACGTAGCTGTCAATTATGCAGGAAGTGCTGCATTGGCAAATGAAGTGGTTGAGGAAATCAAACAGCTTGGCAAAGATGCGATTGCGATTCAATGTGATGTTTCAAACGGTGAATCTGTAGCTAATATGATTAAAGAAACAATAGATCATTTTGGAAGTCTAGATATCCTTGTAAACAATGCAGGTATCACAAGAGATAACCTGTTGATGCGCATGAAAGAAGCAGAGTGGGATGATGTTATCAACACGAACTTAAAAGGCGTGTTCCATTGCACTAAGGCAGTAACTAGACAAATGATGAAGCAAAGAAAAGGAAGAATCATCAACATTACTTCAATCGTTGGTGTGACAGGTAATCCAGGTCAAGCAAACTATGTAGCAGCAAAAGCAGGAGTAATCGGATTAACGAAAACAACTGCTAAAGAGCTTGCGGCAAGAAATATTACGGTAAATGCTGTTGCTCCGGGCTTCATTACGACTGACATGACAGATAAACTACCGGAAGATGTAAAAAATGCGATGCTTTCCCAAATTCCGCTTGCAAAATTTGGGGAACCTGATGATATTGCTAATGCTGTTGTCTTTTTAGCTTCTGATGAGAGCAACTATATTACAGGCCAAACAATTCATATTGATGGTGGAATGTACATGTAA